In Altererythrobacter rubellus, the following are encoded in one genomic region:
- a CDS encoding SDR family NAD(P)-dependent oxidoreductase, which translates to MAFGAQSTADEVLGGHDLSGKTVLVTGGNSGLGRETARAMAAKGANVVIAGRDQAKLDEAKAAIEADVPSARVETIVGDLGSLESIRACGAEANERFDKIDILINNAGVMACPQAQTSDGFEMQFGTNHLGHFALTKHLIPLIEKGQNKRIVNLSSRGHHFAPVDLDDPNFEHREYEKWASYGQAKTANILFSVGLEQRFADKGIHVYAVHPGGIQTNLGRHLTEQDIEALLARVTTSDSAFEWKTIPQGAATTCWAAISPELEGKGGVYCEDCHVAENDDESSAGGVRSYAIDPDIADQLWSISEQMTGESFSA; encoded by the coding sequence ATGGCATTTGGTGCACAATCGACTGCGGATGAGGTGCTTGGCGGGCACGATCTGTCCGGCAAGACTGTGCTCGTCACGGGCGGCAATTCAGGCCTGGGCCGGGAAACTGCGCGCGCCATGGCTGCAAAGGGCGCAAATGTGGTGATCGCCGGGCGCGATCAGGCAAAGCTGGACGAAGCCAAGGCCGCGATCGAAGCCGATGTTCCAAGCGCAAGGGTTGAAACGATTGTAGGCGATCTGGGATCGCTGGAAAGCATTCGTGCCTGCGGCGCAGAGGCAAACGAGCGCTTCGACAAGATCGATATTCTGATCAATAACGCGGGCGTAATGGCTTGTCCCCAAGCGCAGACATCCGACGGGTTCGAAATGCAGTTTGGCACCAACCATCTGGGCCATTTCGCACTGACAAAGCATTTGATACCGCTGATCGAGAAGGGGCAGAACAAACGCATCGTCAATCTATCCAGCCGCGGGCATCACTTTGCCCCGGTTGATCTGGATGACCCCAATTTCGAACACCGCGAATACGAGAAATGGGCGAGCTATGGTCAAGCCAAGACCGCCAATATTCTGTTCAGCGTAGGACTTGAGCAACGTTTCGCAGACAAGGGCATTCATGTCTATGCTGTGCACCCAGGCGGCATCCAGACCAATCTTGGGCGGCATTTGACGGAGCAGGACATCGAAGCGCTATTGGCACGTGTCACCACCAGTGACAGCGCGTTTGAATGGAAGACCATTCCACAAGGTGCAGCAACAACCTGCTGGGCGGCGATCTCTCCCGAACTGGAGGGCAAAGGCGGCGTATATTGCGAAGATTGCCATGTGGCCGAAAATGACGATGAGTCGTCTGCCGGCGGCGTGCGCAGCTACGCCATCGATCCAGACATCGCCGATCAGCTGTGGTCAATCAGCGAACAGATGACCGGCGAAAGCTTTTCCGCCTAA